A region of Arabidopsis thaliana chromosome 5, partial sequence DNA encodes the following proteins:
- the GPAT9 gene encoding glycerol-3-phosphate acyltransferase 9 (glycerol-3-phosphate acyltransferase 9 (GPAT9); FUNCTIONS IN: acyltransferase activity; INVOLVED IN: triglyceride biosynthetic process, diacylglycerol biosynthetic process, metabolic process; LOCATED IN: endoplasmic reticulum, plasma membrane, membrane; EXPRESSED IN: 23 plant structures; EXPRESSED DURING: 15 growth stages; CONTAINS InterPro DOMAIN/s: Phospholipid/glycerol acyltransferase (InterPro:IPR002123); BEST Arabidopsis thaliana protein match is: Phospholipid/glycerol acyltransferase family protein (TAIR:AT1G80950.1); Has 30201 Blast hits to 17322 proteins in 780 species: Archae - 12; Bacteria - 1396; Metazoa - 17338; Fungi - 3422; Plants - 5037; Viruses - 0; Other Eukaryotes - 2996 (source: NCBI BLink).), with product MSSTAGRLVTSKSELDLDHPNIEDYLPSGSSINEPRGKLSLRDLLDISPTLTEAAGAIVDDSFTRCFKSNPPEPWNWNIYLFPLYCFGVVVRYCILFPLRCFTLAFGWIIFLSLFIPVNALLKGQDRLRKKIERVLVEMICSFFVASWTGVVKYHGPRPSIRPKQVYVANHTSMIDFIVLEQMTAFAVIMQKHPGWVGLLQSTILESVGCIWFNRSEAKDREIVAKKLRDHVQGADSNPLLIFPEGTCVNNNYTVMFKKGAFELDCTVCPIAIKYNKIFVDAFWNSRKQSFTMHLLQLMTSWAVVCEVWYLEPQTIRPGETGIEFAERVRDMISLRAGLKKVPWDGYLKYSRPSPKHSERKQQSFAESILARLEEK from the exons ATGAGCAGTACGGCAGGGAGGCTCGTGACTTCAAAATCCGAGCTTGACCTCGATCACCCTAACATCGAAGATTACCTTCCTTCTGGTTCTTCCATCAATGAACCTCGCGGCAAGCTCAGCCT GCGTGATTTGCTAGACATCTCTCCAACGCTCACTGAAGCTGCTGGTGCCATTGTTGAT GACTCGTTCACAAGAtgtttcaaatcaaatccTCCAGAACCTTGGAACTGGAATATTTACTTATTCCCACTATACTGCTTTGGGGTTGTTGTTAGATACTGTATCCTCTTTCCCTTGAG GTGCTtcactttagcttttgggtggattattttcctttcattGTTTATCCCTGTAAATGCGTTGCTGAAAGGTCAAGATAGGTTGAGGAAAAAGATAGAG AGGGTCTTGGTGGAAATGATTTGCAGCTTTTTTGTCGCCTCATGGACCGGAGTTGTCAAATATCACGGGCCACGTCCTAGCATCCGTCCTAAGCAG GTCTATGTTGCCAACCATACTTCAATGATTGATTTCATCGTATTGGAGCAGATGACCGCATTTGCTGTTATAATGCAGAAGCATCCTGGTTGGGTTG GTCTTCTGCAAAGCACAATATTAGAGAGTGTGGGATGTATCTGGTTCAATCGTTCAGAGGCAAAGGATCGTGAAATTGTAGCAAAAAA GTTAAGGGACCATGTCCAAGGAGCTGACAGTAATCCTCTTCTCATATTTCCCGAAGGGACATGtgtaaataataattacaCAGTGATGTTTAAGAAG GGTGCTTTTGAATTGGACTGCACTGTTTGTCCAATTGCAATTAAATACAACAAGATTTTTGTTGACGCCTTCTGGAATAGCAGAAA ACAATCATTTACTATGCACTTGCTGCAACTCATGACATCATGGGCTGTTGTATGTGAAGTGTGGTACTTGGAACCACAAACCATAAGGCCCGGTGAAACAGGAATTGAATTTGCAGAGAG GGTCAGAGACATGATATCTCTTCGGGCGGGTCTCAAAAAGGTCCCTTGGGATGGATACTTGAAGTATTCGAGACCAAGCCCCAAGCATAGTGAACGCAA GCAACAGAGTTTCGCAGAGTCGATCCTGGCTAGATTGGAAGAGAAGTGA
- a CDS encoding uncharacterized protein (FUNCTIONS IN: molecular_function unknown; INVOLVED IN: biological_process unknown; LOCATED IN: endomembrane system; EXPRESSED IN: 17 plant structures; EXPRESSED DURING: 6 growth stages; BEST Arabidopsis thaliana protein match is: hydroxyproline-rich glycoprotein family protein (TAIR:AT3G45230.1); Has 1807 Blast hits to 1807 proteins in 277 species: Archae - 0; Bacteria - 0; Metazoa - 736; Fungi - 347; Plants - 385; Viruses - 0; Other Eukaryotes - 339 (source: NCBI BLink).), translating to MKFDFIIVALVMVSGVALLMVSGEISTEEISPAIEHSSSLPQSETEMSPSPTMSNDYDYPSSSQLTESNDLNYTDSTRPGGEEASVGGENGGGGGKKTGIAVVGSIAAASMVGFGGYVLKKRRENIRRSRYGYASTEFF from the coding sequence ATGAAGTTCGACTTCATCATTGTAGCTCTTGTAATGGTATCTGGTGTAGCTCTTTTAATGGTGTCCGGTGAGATTTCAACTGAAGAAATTTCACCGGCGATTGAGCATTCGTCGTCTCTGCCGCAATCAGAAACCGAAATGTCTCCATCTCCGACGATGTCTAATGATTACGATTATCCGTCATCGTCTCAACTTACGGAATCCAATGATCTCAACTACACTGATAGTACCAGACCGGGAGGCGAAGAAGCATCCGTAGGTGGTGAAAatggcggaggaggaggaaagaAAACCGGAATCGCTGTTGTTGGATCGATTGCAGCCGCGAGTATGGTTGGATTCGGTGGTTATGTGTTGAAGAAACGGCGAGAGAACATTCGTCGATCCCGGTATGGTTACGCTTCCACTGAATTCTTCTGA
- the PDIL1-4 gene encoding PDI-like 1-4 (PDI-like 1-4 (PDIL1-4); FUNCTIONS IN: protein disulfide isomerase activity; INVOLVED IN: response to oxidative stress; LOCATED IN: mitochondrion, endoplasmic reticulum, plasma membrane, chloroplast; EXPRESSED IN: 26 plant structures; EXPRESSED DURING: 14 growth stages; CONTAINS InterPro DOMAIN/s: Thioredoxin fold (InterPro:IPR012335), Disulphide isomerase (InterPro:IPR005788), Thioredoxin domain (InterPro:IPR013766), Thioredoxin, conserved site (InterPro:IPR017937), Thioredoxin-like subdomain (InterPro:IPR006662), Protein disulphide isomerase (InterPro:IPR005792), Thioredoxin-like (InterPro:IPR017936), Thioredoxin-like fold (InterPro:IPR012336); BEST Arabidopsis thaliana protein match is: PDI-like 1-3 (TAIR:AT3G54960.1); Has 27268 Blast hits to 18617 proteins in 2977 species: Archae - 300; Bacteria - 12440; Metazoa - 5251; Fungi - 1704; Plants - 2409; Viruses - 19; Other Eukaryotes - 5145 (source: NCBI BLink).), with amino-acid sequence MAFRVLLLFSLTALLIFSAVSPSFAASSSDDVDDEDLSFLEDLKEDDVPGADSLSSSTGFDEFEGGEEEDPDMYNDDDDEEGDFSDLGNPDSDPLPTPEIDEKDVVVIKERNFTDVIENNQYVLVEFYAPWCGHCQSLAPEYAAAATELKEDGVVLAKIDATEENELAQEYRVQGFPTLLFFVDGEHKPYTGGRTKETIVTWVKKKIGPGVYNLTTLDDAEKVLTSGNKVVLGYLNSLVGVEHDQLNAASKAEDDVNFYQTVNPDVAKMFHLDPESKRPALVLVKKEEEKISHFDGEFVKSALVSFVSANKLALVSVFTRETAPEIFESAIKKQLLLFVTKNESEKVLTEFQEAAKSFKGKLIFVSVDLDNEDYGKPVAEYFGVSGNGPKLIGYTGNEDPKKYFFDGEIQSDKIKIFGEDFLNDKLKPFYKSDPIPEKNDEDVKIVVGDNFDEIVLDDSKDVLLEVYAPWCGHCQALEPMYNKLAKHLRSIDSLVITKMDGTTNEHPKAKAEGFPTILFFPAGNKTSEPITVDTDRTVVAFYKFLRKHATIPFKLEKPASTESPKTAESTPKVETTETKESPDSTTKSSQSDSKDEL; translated from the exons ATGGCGTTCCGCGTTTTGCTCCTCTTCTCACTCACCGcacttctcatcttctccGCCGTTTCTCCTTCTTTCGCCGCTTCTTCCTCCGACGACGTTGACGATGAGGATCTCAGCTTCCTCGAAGATCTCAAAGAAGACGACGTTCCCGGCGCTGACTCACTCTCTTCCTCAACTGGATTTGACGAATtcgaaggaggagaagaagaagatcccgATATGTACAACGAcgatgacgatgaagaaggagattttTCCGATCTAGGTAATCCGGATTCCGATCCGTTACCGACGCCGGAGATTGATGAGAAAGACGTTGTGGTTATCAAGGAGCGTAACTTCACTGATGTGATTGAGAATAATCAATACGTTTTGGTTGAGTTTTATGCTCCGTGGTGTGGTCATTGTCAGTCTCTTGCTCCTGAGTATGCTGCTGCTGCCACGGAGCTTAAGGAAGATGGTGTTGTTTTGGCTAAGATTGATGCGACGGAGGAGAATGAGTTAGCTCAGGAGTATCGTGTTCAGGGCTTTCCGACGCTTCTTTTCTTCGTTGATGGTGAGCACAAGCCTTACACTGGAGGAAGGACTAA AGAAACAATTGTGACAtgggtgaagaagaagattggtcCTGGTGTGTATAATCTAACTACATTAGATGATGCTGAGAAAGTGTTGACTTCTGGGAACAAAGTTGTTTTGGGATACTTGAACTCCTTGGTG GGTGTTGAGCACGATCAGCTTAATGCTGCTTCCAAAGCTGAAGACGATGTGAACTTTTATCAAACAGTGAATCCTGATGTTGCAAAGATGTTTCACCTTGATCCGGAGTCTAAAAGGCCTGCTCTTGTCCTAGTTaagaaggaagaggagaaAATTAGCCATTTTG ATGGAGAATTTGTTAAGTCTGCTCTAGTTAGTTTTGTGTCTGCCAACAAGCTTGCTTTGGTCTCTGTTTTCACCAGAGAGACTGCTCCGGAAATTTTTGAGAGTGCAATCAAGAAACAG ttgttgttgtttgtaacCAAAAATGAATCTGAAAAGGTTCTTACGGAATTTCAAGAAGCAGCGAAATCATTCAAAGGAAAG CTCATCTTTGTATCTGTGGATCTGGATAATGAGGATTATGGGAAGCCAGTCGCTGAATACTTTGGTGTGTCTGGAAATGGTCCTAAA CTTATTGGCTACACAGGGAATGAAGACCctaaaaaatactttttcgATGGCGAGATCCAGTCAGATAAAATTAAG ATATTTGGGGAGGATTTCCTGAACGACAAGTTAAAGCCTTTCTATAAGTCAGACCCCATTCCTGAAAAG AACgatgaagatgtgaaaatAGTGGTTGGAGATAACTTTGATGAAATTGTTCTGGACGATTCTAAAGATGTGCTTCTCGAG gTCTACGCACCATGGTGTGGCCATTGCCAAGCCCTTGAGCCAATGTATAACAAACTTGCCAAGCATTTACGAAGTATTGATTCTCTCGTCATAACCAAGATGGATGGAACAACCAATGAACATCCCAAGGCAAAG GCTGAGGGGTTCCCTaccattctcttcttccctGCGGGCAACAAGACTTCAGAGCCG ATTACTGTAGATACAGACCGCACTGTGGTTGCATTTTACAAGTTCTTAAGGAAACACGCAACGATCCCATTCAAACTGGAGAAACCTGCATCAACCGAATCACCTAAAACTGCAGAGTCCACACCAAAAGTAGAAACTACCGAGACCAAAGAATCACCCGATAGCACGACAAAGAGTAGCCAAAGTGACTCGAAGGACGAATTGTGA
- the PDIL1-4 gene encoding PDI-like 1-4 (PDI-like 1-4 (PDIL1-4); CONTAINS InterPro DOMAIN/s: Disulphide isomerase (InterPro:IPR005788), Thioredoxin fold (InterPro:IPR012335), Thioredoxin domain (InterPro:IPR013766), Thioredoxin, conserved site (InterPro:IPR017937), Thioredoxin-like subdomain (InterPro:IPR006662), Protein disulphide isomerase (InterPro:IPR005792), Thioredoxin-like (InterPro:IPR017936), Thioredoxin-like fold (InterPro:IPR012336); BEST Arabidopsis thaliana protein match is: PDI-like 1-3 (TAIR:AT3G54960.1).), with product MAFRVLLLFSLTALLIFSAVSPSFAASSSDDVDDEDLSFLEDLKEDDVPGADSLSSSTGFDEFEGGEEEDPDMYNDDDDEEGDFSDLGNPDSDPLPTPEIDEKDVVVIKERNFTDVIENNQYVLVEFYAPWCGHCQSLAPEYAAAATELKEDGVVLAKIDATEENELAQEYRVQGFPTLLFFVDGEHKPYTGGRTKETIVTWVKKKIGPGVYNLTTLDDAEKVLTSGNKVVLGYLNSLVGVEHDQLNAASKAEDDVNFYQTVNPDVAKMFHLDPESKRPALVLVKKEEEKISHFDGEFVKSALVSFVSANKLALVSVFTRETAPEIFESAIKKQLLLFVTKNESEKVLTEFQEAAKSFKGKLKPFYKSDPIPEKNDEDVKIVVGDNFDEIVLDDSKDVLLEVYAPWCGHCQALEPMYNKLAKHLRSIDSLVITKMDGTTNEHPKAKAEGFPTILFFPAGNKTSEPITVDTDRTVVAFYKFLRKHATIPFKLEKPASTESPKTAESTPKVETTETKESPDSTTKSSQSDSKDEL from the exons ATGGCGTTCCGCGTTTTGCTCCTCTTCTCACTCACCGcacttctcatcttctccGCCGTTTCTCCTTCTTTCGCCGCTTCTTCCTCCGACGACGTTGACGATGAGGATCTCAGCTTCCTCGAAGATCTCAAAGAAGACGACGTTCCCGGCGCTGACTCACTCTCTTCCTCAACTGGATTTGACGAATtcgaaggaggagaagaagaagatcccgATATGTACAACGAcgatgacgatgaagaaggagattttTCCGATCTAGGTAATCCGGATTCCGATCCGTTACCGACGCCGGAGATTGATGAGAAAGACGTTGTGGTTATCAAGGAGCGTAACTTCACTGATGTGATTGAGAATAATCAATACGTTTTGGTTGAGTTTTATGCTCCGTGGTGTGGTCATTGTCAGTCTCTTGCTCCTGAGTATGCTGCTGCTGCCACGGAGCTTAAGGAAGATGGTGTTGTTTTGGCTAAGATTGATGCGACGGAGGAGAATGAGTTAGCTCAGGAGTATCGTGTTCAGGGCTTTCCGACGCTTCTTTTCTTCGTTGATGGTGAGCACAAGCCTTACACTGGAGGAAGGACTAA AGAAACAATTGTGACAtgggtgaagaagaagattggtcCTGGTGTGTATAATCTAACTACATTAGATGATGCTGAGAAAGTGTTGACTTCTGGGAACAAAGTTGTTTTGGGATACTTGAACTCCTTGGTG GGTGTTGAGCACGATCAGCTTAATGCTGCTTCCAAAGCTGAAGACGATGTGAACTTTTATCAAACAGTGAATCCTGATGTTGCAAAGATGTTTCACCTTGATCCGGAGTCTAAAAGGCCTGCTCTTGTCCTAGTTaagaaggaagaggagaaAATTAGCCATTTTG ATGGAGAATTTGTTAAGTCTGCTCTAGTTAGTTTTGTGTCTGCCAACAAGCTTGCTTTGGTCTCTGTTTTCACCAGAGAGACTGCTCCGGAAATTTTTGAGAGTGCAATCAAGAAACAG ttgttgttgtttgtaacCAAAAATGAATCTGAAAAGGTTCTTACGGAATTTCAAGAAGCAGCGAAATCATTCAAAGGAAAG TTAAAGCCTTTCTATAAGTCAGACCCCATTCCTGAAAAG AACgatgaagatgtgaaaatAGTGGTTGGAGATAACTTTGATGAAATTGTTCTGGACGATTCTAAAGATGTGCTTCTCGAG gTCTACGCACCATGGTGTGGCCATTGCCAAGCCCTTGAGCCAATGTATAACAAACTTGCCAAGCATTTACGAAGTATTGATTCTCTCGTCATAACCAAGATGGATGGAACAACCAATGAACATCCCAAGGCAAAG GCTGAGGGGTTCCCTaccattctcttcttccctGCGGGCAACAAGACTTCAGAGCCG ATTACTGTAGATACAGACCGCACTGTGGTTGCATTTTACAAGTTCTTAAGGAAACACGCAACGATCCCATTCAAACTGGAGAAACCTGCATCAACCGAATCACCTAAAACTGCAGAGTCCACACCAAAAGTAGAAACTACCGAGACCAAAGAATCACCCGATAGCACGACAAAGAGTAGCCAAAGTGACTCGAAGGACGAATTGTGA
- the PDIL1-4 gene encoding PDI-like 1-4 (PDI-like 1-4 (PDIL1-4); FUNCTIONS IN: protein disulfide isomerase activity; INVOLVED IN: response to oxidative stress; LOCATED IN: mitochondrion, endoplasmic reticulum, plasma membrane, chloroplast; EXPRESSED IN: 26 plant structures; EXPRESSED DURING: 14 growth stages; CONTAINS InterPro DOMAIN/s: Thioredoxin fold (InterPro:IPR012335), Disulphide isomerase (InterPro:IPR005788), Thioredoxin domain (InterPro:IPR013766), Thioredoxin, conserved site (InterPro:IPR017937), Thioredoxin-like subdomain (InterPro:IPR006662), Protein disulphide isomerase (InterPro:IPR005792), Thioredoxin-like (InterPro:IPR017936), Thioredoxin-like fold (InterPro:IPR012336); BEST Arabidopsis thaliana protein match is: PDI-like 1-3 (TAIR:AT3G54960.1); Has 27450 Blast hits to 18470 proteins in 2952 species: Archae - 294; Bacteria - 12373; Metazoa - 5455; Fungi - 1702; Plants - 2434; Viruses - 19; Other Eukaryotes - 5173 (source: NCBI BLink).) yields the protein MAFRVLLLFSLTALLIFSAVSPSFAASSSDDVDDEDLSFLEDLKEDDVPGADSLSSSTGFDEFEGGEEEDPDMYNDDDDEEGDFSDLGNPDSDPLPTPEIDEKDVVVIKERNFTDVIENNQYVLVEFYAPWCGHCQSLAPEYAAAATELKEDGVVLAKIDATEENELAQEYRVQGFPTLLFFVDGEHKPYTGGRTKETIVTWVKKKIGPGVYNLTTLDDAEKVLTSGNKVVLGYLNSLVGVEHDQLNAASKAEDDVNFYQTVNPDVAKMFHLDPESKRPALVLVKKEEEKISHFDGEFVKSALVSFVSANKLALVSVFTRETAPEIFESAIKKQLLLFVTKNESEKVLTEFQEAAKSFKGKLIFVSVDLDNEDYGKPVAEYFGVSGNGPKLIGYTGNEDPKKYFFDGEIQSDKIKIFGEDFLNDKLKPFYKSDPIPEKNDEDVKIVVGDNFDEIVLDDSKDVLLEVYAPWCGHCQALEPMYNKLAKHLRSIDSLVITKMDGTTNEHPKAKAEGFPTILFFPAGNKTSEPVSSASSC from the exons ATGGCGTTCCGCGTTTTGCTCCTCTTCTCACTCACCGcacttctcatcttctccGCCGTTTCTCCTTCTTTCGCCGCTTCTTCCTCCGACGACGTTGACGATGAGGATCTCAGCTTCCTCGAAGATCTCAAAGAAGACGACGTTCCCGGCGCTGACTCACTCTCTTCCTCAACTGGATTTGACGAATtcgaaggaggagaagaagaagatcccgATATGTACAACGAcgatgacgatgaagaaggagattttTCCGATCTAGGTAATCCGGATTCCGATCCGTTACCGACGCCGGAGATTGATGAGAAAGACGTTGTGGTTATCAAGGAGCGTAACTTCACTGATGTGATTGAGAATAATCAATACGTTTTGGTTGAGTTTTATGCTCCGTGGTGTGGTCATTGTCAGTCTCTTGCTCCTGAGTATGCTGCTGCTGCCACGGAGCTTAAGGAAGATGGTGTTGTTTTGGCTAAGATTGATGCGACGGAGGAGAATGAGTTAGCTCAGGAGTATCGTGTTCAGGGCTTTCCGACGCTTCTTTTCTTCGTTGATGGTGAGCACAAGCCTTACACTGGAGGAAGGACTAA AGAAACAATTGTGACAtgggtgaagaagaagattggtcCTGGTGTGTATAATCTAACTACATTAGATGATGCTGAGAAAGTGTTGACTTCTGGGAACAAAGTTGTTTTGGGATACTTGAACTCCTTGGTG GGTGTTGAGCACGATCAGCTTAATGCTGCTTCCAAAGCTGAAGACGATGTGAACTTTTATCAAACAGTGAATCCTGATGTTGCAAAGATGTTTCACCTTGATCCGGAGTCTAAAAGGCCTGCTCTTGTCCTAGTTaagaaggaagaggagaaAATTAGCCATTTTG ATGGAGAATTTGTTAAGTCTGCTCTAGTTAGTTTTGTGTCTGCCAACAAGCTTGCTTTGGTCTCTGTTTTCACCAGAGAGACTGCTCCGGAAATTTTTGAGAGTGCAATCAAGAAACAG ttgttgttgtttgtaacCAAAAATGAATCTGAAAAGGTTCTTACGGAATTTCAAGAAGCAGCGAAATCATTCAAAGGAAAG CTCATCTTTGTATCTGTGGATCTGGATAATGAGGATTATGGGAAGCCAGTCGCTGAATACTTTGGTGTGTCTGGAAATGGTCCTAAA CTTATTGGCTACACAGGGAATGAAGACCctaaaaaatactttttcgATGGCGAGATCCAGTCAGATAAAATTAAG ATATTTGGGGAGGATTTCCTGAACGACAAGTTAAAGCCTTTCTATAAGTCAGACCCCATTCCTGAAAAG AACgatgaagatgtgaaaatAGTGGTTGGAGATAACTTTGATGAAATTGTTCTGGACGATTCTAAAGATGTGCTTCTCGAG gTCTACGCACCATGGTGTGGCCATTGCCAAGCCCTTGAGCCAATGTATAACAAACTTGCCAAGCATTTACGAAGTATTGATTCTCTCGTCATAACCAAGATGGATGGAACAACCAATGAACATCCCAAGGCAAAG GCTGAGGGGTTCCCTaccattctcttcttccctGCGGGCAACAAGACTTCAGAGCCGGTaagttctgcttcttcttgctga
- a CDS encoding proline-rich receptor-like kinase (unknown protein; FUNCTIONS IN: molecular_function unknown; INVOLVED IN: biological_process unknown; LOCATED IN: endomembrane system; BEST Arabidopsis thaliana protein match is: unknown protein (TAIR:AT2G28410.1); Has 1807 Blast hits to 1807 proteins in 277 species: Archae - 0; Bacteria - 0; Metazoa - 736; Fungi - 347; Plants - 385; Viruses - 0; Other Eukaryotes - 339 (source: NCBI BLink).): MTYLTHSLLFFFSCLSMLLCVSIAGSRPVHGPAYTNPSAFSPQAYDFFHPKSSLSDHNNPPKSSPSPLSLSPSPSKTSIVEPDSQGSKVSSDEHTTSESRREEEGRGETIGVVLGLSFIAFLSLGIYFVIKKQRANIIRTIVTHSDA; this comes from the coding sequence atgACATACCTAACTCActctttgctcttcttcttctcttgcttaTCTATGCTTCTTTGCGTCTCCATTGCAGGAAGCAGACCTGTTCACGGTCCAGCTTATACAAACCCATCTGCTTTCTCTCCACAAGCTTACGATTTCTTTCACCCAAAATCATCACTCTCTGATCACAATAATCCACCAAAATCCTCGCCTTCTCCGCTTTCACTTTCACCTTCACCTTCAAAAACATCTATTGTAGAACCAGATTCACAAGGAAGTAAAGTTTCATCAGACGAACACACAACAAGTGAGAGtcgacgagaagaagaaggacgtGGAGAAACCATCGGAGTAGTGTTAGGACTTTCTTTCATCGCATTTCTCTCATTAGGAATCTACTTTGTGATCAAGAAACAACGTGCTAATATCATCCGCACTATTGTCACTCACTCTGACGCTtaa